In one Desulfoferula mesophila genomic region, the following are encoded:
- a CDS encoding ABC transporter ATP-binding protein yields MANGDILRVNKVSKNFGGLVALSEVSFRVKQGEFLGLIGPNGAGKSVMVNLISGMYKPNKGNIEFDGLVITGMRPDRIIRMGLSRTFQHSTLFFDLTVRENIMMGVREIGDIGLAQAILQSAGARAKDQVIGQRAKEVMQLLELEGQAEEKAANLPYGLQKVVAIGIAIAPRPKVLILDEPLTGLVAAEVNQVMHHIAGLNRQGMTIFIIEHNMRAVMSYCARIMVLSFGNKIAEGTPSEIQKNPDVINSYLGK; encoded by the coding sequence ATGGCTAACGGCGACATCCTGCGGGTGAACAAGGTAAGCAAGAACTTCGGCGGCCTAGTGGCTTTGTCCGAGGTGAGTTTCCGGGTTAAACAAGGGGAGTTCCTGGGGCTCATCGGGCCCAATGGGGCGGGCAAGTCGGTGATGGTTAATCTGATCAGCGGCATGTACAAGCCCAACAAGGGTAACATCGAGTTCGACGGCTTGGTCATCACCGGCATGCGCCCCGACCGGATCATCAGGATGGGCCTGAGTCGCACTTTCCAGCACTCCACCTTGTTTTTCGATCTCACGGTCCGGGAAAACATAATGATGGGCGTGCGGGAGATCGGGGACATAGGGTTGGCCCAAGCCATCCTGCAATCCGCCGGCGCCCGGGCAAAGGACCAGGTCATAGGCCAACGTGCCAAGGAAGTAATGCAGCTATTGGAACTGGAGGGACAGGCCGAGGAGAAGGCGGCCAATCTGCCCTACGGCCTGCAAAAGGTGGTGGCCATCGGCATCGCCATCGCGCCCCGGCCCAAGGTGCTAATCCTGGACGAACCCCTCACCGGCCTGGTGGCTGCGGAGGTGAATCAGGTCATGCACCACATAGCGGGCTTGAACCGACAAGGCATGACGATCTTTATCATCGAGCACAACATGCGGGCGGTGATGAGCTATTGCGCCCGTATCATGGTGTTGAGCTTTGGGAACAAGATCGCGGAGGGCACGCCCTCGGAAATCCAGAAAAACCCCGACGTAATAAATTCATATCTGGGGAAATAA
- a CDS encoding branched-chain amino acid ABC transporter permease, translating into MNSKLTPYLVALGVMALLALFPLLVKLVAPEMWELTAHIGIKILLNVGFGLCLWLMLQAGELSLGQGGFITIGAYTTGILVAKYKLISIVWLGYLAGAVAAAILALMLGYLIVHLKRIFFLLVTWSFAEMLHPVLTSFDHPFGGAMGIIDIPGPEGLSLFSETWTGYYYIALVYGFAVLWIVWRLAGSKIGLINKSIGQNDTLVTFCGLHVRKYKVMVFVVGCFITGIGGGILASYLSAISPETFTFFTSLDIIMFNLIGGMGTMAGPIVGAVILSGLNEYLFAVGYWRMVVYGLIIIFFITLLPGGMVSLPAVVRARFSRKVEKQEAAHHG; encoded by the coding sequence GCTGGTCAAGTTGGTTGCGCCGGAAATGTGGGAACTCACTGCCCACATAGGCATCAAGATCCTGCTCAACGTAGGCTTTGGCCTTTGCCTCTGGCTGATGCTCCAGGCGGGGGAGTTGAGCTTGGGCCAAGGCGGTTTCATCACCATCGGGGCTTATACCACCGGCATCTTGGTGGCCAAGTACAAGCTGATAAGCATCGTATGGCTGGGCTATTTGGCCGGGGCGGTAGCGGCGGCGATTCTGGCCTTAATGCTGGGCTACCTCATCGTTCACCTAAAGCGCATCTTTTTTTTGTTAGTCACCTGGTCCTTTGCGGAGATGCTGCACCCTGTGCTCACATCTTTTGACCACCCCTTCGGCGGGGCCATGGGAATAATCGACATCCCGGGCCCGGAAGGCCTATCCCTGTTCAGCGAGACTTGGACCGGCTATTACTACATTGCCCTGGTCTACGGCTTCGCGGTGTTGTGGATAGTCTGGCGGCTGGCCGGTTCCAAAATCGGCCTAATCAACAAATCTATAGGTCAAAACGATACCCTGGTCACCTTCTGCGGCCTCCACGTTCGCAAGTACAAGGTGATGGTTTTTGTGGTGGGTTGCTTTATCACCGGTATTGGCGGTGGCATCCTGGCCAGCTATCTCTCGGCCATATCGCCCGAGACTTTCACCTTTTTCACCTCGTTGGATATCATCATGTTCAACCTTATCGGCGGCATGGGGACTATGGCCGGCCCCATAGTGGGCGCGGTGATCTTGTCGGGCCTCAACGAATACCTGTTCGCAGTAGGCTACTGGCGCATGGTGGTCTACGGCCTGATCATCATCTTCTTTATCACCTTGCTACCCGGCGGCATGGTCTCCCTACCCGCGGTGGTGCGCGCCAGGTTCAGCCGCAAAGTCGAGAAACAGGAGGCTGCCCACCATGGCTAA